Genomic DNA from Nonomuraea rubra:
TCACCAGGATTCATCCCGGACCACCTCCAATCACACGAGACGCCATAAAGCCGCCCTAAGTTACCACAGGCGGGTGAACCAAACCGACGGTACACGGCTGAGGGCCCCGGCTCAGGTAGAACTCCACAAAGTTCCTTGCCTATTCCGGCATTTGGTGTACCGGCGACCTGAGCGTGCGCCAGGCTGCGGGCCTGCGACAATGGAGCGCGTGCGCGTTCTAGTCATTGGTTCCGGAGGGCGTGAGCACGCCCTGTGCCGTTCACTCAGCCTCGATCCCCAGGTCAGCGAGCTCCACTGCGCGCCAGGCAACCCTGGCATCGCGCAGGTCGCGACCGTACACGCCGTCGATCCGCTCGACCCAGGGGAGGTCGCCGAGCTGGCCGGGCGGCTGCGGGTCGACCTCGTGGTGGTCGGGCCCGAGGCGCCGCTCGTGGCGGGGGTGAGCGACGCGGTACGCGAGGCCGGCTTCGCCTGCTTCGGGCCGTCCAGGGACGCGGCCATGATCGAGGGCTCCAAGGCGTTCGCCAAGGAGATCATGAAGGCGGCCGACGTGCCCACCGCGCGGTCCAGGGCGTGCACCACCGAGGAGGAGGCCGCGGCGGCGCTCGACGAGTTCGGGGCCCCGTACGTGGTCAAGGACGACGGGCTGGCCGCGGGCAAGGGCGTGGTCGTCACCGGCGACAGGGACAAGGCGCTCGCGCACGCGCTGGCGTGCGAGCGGGTGGTGATCGAGGAGTACCTCGACGGGCCCGAGGTGTCGCTGTTCGCGCTGTGCGACGGGAGCACGGCGGTGCCGCTGCAGCTCGCCCAGGACTTCAAGCGGGCCTACGACGGCGACGAGGGCCCCAACACCGGCGGCATGGGCGCCTACACGCCGCTGCCGTGGGCGCCCGACGGGCTGACCGAGCAGGTCATGCGGGAGGTCGTGCACCCGACGATCGGCGAGCTGGCGCGGCGCGGGCTGCCGTACCAGGGGGTGCTCTACGTCGGGCTGGCGCTGACCTCCAAGGGGCCGAAGGTCATCGAGTTCAACGCGCGGTTCGGCGACCCGGAGACGCAGGTGATCCTCGACCGGCTGGAGACGCCGCTGGGCGGGCTGCTGATGGCGTCCGCGACCGGCGAGCTGGGGCTCGACCCGGTGTTCAAGGACGGCTGCGCGGTGACCGTGGTGATCGCGGCGGAGAACTACCCGGAGGCACCGGTCAAGGGCGACGCGATCACGGAGGTGGAGCCGTCGGCGAACGCGTACGTGCTGCACGCCGGGACGAAGCAGGACGGCGGCACCCTCGTCTCCAACGGCGGGCGGGTGCTCAGCGTCGTCGGCCACGGCCCCGACCAGCAGAGCGCGCGGCAGGCGGCCTACGACCTCGTCGGCCGGATCACGATGCGCGGCTCCTTCCACAGAACGGACATCGCCCGATGAAGCACGTGCACTCCGGCAAGGTCCGCGACCTCTACGAGACCGGCGAGGGCCTGCTGCTGATGGTCGCCTCCGACCGCCTGTCGGCCTTCGACTACGTCCTGGAGCCCGACATCCCCGACAAGGGGGCCATCCTCACGCAGATGTCGCTGTGGTGGTTCGACCAGCTCAAGGACGTCGTGCCCAACCACGTGGTGGCGCCGGGCGACGAGCCGCGCGCCGTATTGTGCAGGCCGCTGAAGATGGTCCAGGTCGAGTGCGTGGCCAGGGGCTACCTGGCCGGAGGCGGGCTGAACGAGTACCGCGCCGGCGGCGCGGTGTCCGGCGTGCGGCTGCCGGAAGGGCTGGAGGACGGGTCGCGGCTGCCCGAGCCGATCTTCACGCCGTCCACCAAGGCGCCCATGGGGCAGCACGACGAGCCGATCTCGTACGAGCAGGTCGAGGCCGAGGTCGGCGCGGAGCTGGCGGCGGAGCTGCGGCGAATCACGCTGGCCGTCTACACGCGCGGCGCCGAGATCGCGCGCGAGCGGGGCATCATCCTGGCCGACACCAAGATCGAGCTGGGCTGGGACTCCGACGGCGTGCTGACCCTGGGCGACGAGGTGCTGACCCCCGACTCCTCGCGCTTCTGGCCGGCCGGCGAATGGCAGCCGGGAAGGCCGCAACCTTCTTTTGACAAGCAATTTGTACGCGATTGGCTACTATCGCCCGAATCCGGATGGGACAAAGCCTCAGGAAACCCACCACCTCGGCTCCCCGACGACGTGGTCGAGCGCACCAGGCAGCGATACCTAGAAGCGTATGAGCGCATCACGGGGTCTTCCTTTAGCGGATGATTCGGCTGGGTCATGTGGTGTTACCGACTACTGTTGGCCCGATCGAGCCCTCACCGTTGATTTCAAGGAGCCGCACGAATGGTCCGTTACCGCGTGCGCGGTGGCAACGCACTGCGTGGAACCGCGTTCATTCAGGGCGCGAAGAACGCCGTGCTTCCCATGATCGGTGCGGCCCTGCTCGCCCCGAAAGGCCGCACCGTCCTGCGCAACGTGCCGATCATCGAGGACGTCCGCCGCGCGGTCGAGCTGGCCGAGGCGGTCGGGGCGTACGTCGAGCTGCACGAGTCCGAGCGCACGCTGGTCATCGACGCCTCCCGGGTGAACAGCCCCATCCTGCCCGCCGAGATCGCCAGGCGGTTCCGCGGGTCGGTGCTGTTCACCCCGGCCCTGCTGCACCGCCTCGGCGAGGCGATCGTCGAAGGGGTCGGCGGCTGCAACCTCGGCAGCCGTAACCTCGACTTCCACTACCTCGGCTACAAGCGGCTGGGCGCGATCGTGGACGAGGGCGAGACCGTCATCCACGTCAAGGCGTCCGGCCTGACCGGGGCGACGCTCTACCTCGACACCCCCTCGCACACCGGCACGGAGAACCTCATCATGGCCGCCGCCCTGGCCAAGGGCACCACCGTGATCGAGAACGCGGCGCTGGAGCCCGAGGTGCTCGACGTCATCGACATGCTCACCAAGATGGGCGCGCGCATCAGCGGCGGCGGCACCGGGTTCATCACCGTCGAGGGCGTCGAGGAGCTGCACGCCGTCGAGCACACCGTGATGCCCGACCGGCTCGACGCCGGCGTCTTCGCGATGGCGGCGGCGCTCACCGGCGGCGAGGTCAGCCTCGTGGGCACCGGCCTCGACCTCGGGGTCGTGCGCTACAAGCTGGAGCAGATGGGGGTCGAGTTCCACCGCCAGGGTGCCGTCCTGCACGTCCGTTGCGACGGCCCGCTGCGTCCGATCAACATCATCACCGACACCTACCCCGGCTTCGCCACCGACCTGCAGTCGCCGATGATGACCGTCGCGGCGCTGGCCGAGGGCACCAGCTACATCCACGAGCGCATCTTCGACGGCCGGTTCGCGCTGGCCGGCGAGCTGAACAAGATGGGCGCCAACGTCGAGGTCGACGGCAGCCGGGCGATCGTGCGCGGCCGCACGCCGCTGAAGGGCGCCGAGGTGACGGCCCACGACCTCCGCTCCGGCATCGCGCTCGTGCTCGCCGGGCTGGCCGCCGAAGGCGAGACCCTGATCGACTCGGGTTACCTGATCGATCGCGGTCACGCCCATCTCGCCGCGCGAATGCGCGCTCTCGGGGCGGACATTACACGAGAGATTTCCGAGCGCTAAAAAACGCGAGAAATGCCTCGTTGAGCTGCTAAAACATGATGTCGGGCGGTCAACCAGAACGGCTTTCCGGAAAAGTCGGGCGTGACATTACGGCCCCCGCGAGCGATCGTTCCAAAAGAGAGCACTGCAACGGACGGCAGGATGGGACGAACATTGGTCGAGAGGGCCGAAGAAACTCCCCGAGTGTCACGCCCGGGCGCCAT
This window encodes:
- the purD gene encoding phosphoribosylamine--glycine ligase encodes the protein MRVLVIGSGGREHALCRSLSLDPQVSELHCAPGNPGIAQVATVHAVDPLDPGEVAELAGRLRVDLVVVGPEAPLVAGVSDAVREAGFACFGPSRDAAMIEGSKAFAKEIMKAADVPTARSRACTTEEEAAAALDEFGAPYVVKDDGLAAGKGVVVTGDRDKALAHALACERVVIEEYLDGPEVSLFALCDGSTAVPLQLAQDFKRAYDGDEGPNTGGMGAYTPLPWAPDGLTEQVMREVVHPTIGELARRGLPYQGVLYVGLALTSKGPKVIEFNARFGDPETQVILDRLETPLGGLLMASATGELGLDPVFKDGCAVTVVIAAENYPEAPVKGDAITEVEPSANAYVLHAGTKQDGGTLVSNGGRVLSVVGHGPDQQSARQAAYDLVGRITMRGSFHRTDIAR
- a CDS encoding phosphoribosylaminoimidazolesuccinocarboxamide synthase, which translates into the protein MKHVHSGKVRDLYETGEGLLLMVASDRLSAFDYVLEPDIPDKGAILTQMSLWWFDQLKDVVPNHVVAPGDEPRAVLCRPLKMVQVECVARGYLAGGGLNEYRAGGAVSGVRLPEGLEDGSRLPEPIFTPSTKAPMGQHDEPISYEQVEAEVGAELAAELRRITLAVYTRGAEIARERGIILADTKIELGWDSDGVLTLGDEVLTPDSSRFWPAGEWQPGRPQPSFDKQFVRDWLLSPESGWDKASGNPPPRLPDDVVERTRQRYLEAYERITGSSFSG
- the murA gene encoding UDP-N-acetylglucosamine 1-carboxyvinyltransferase, which gives rise to MVRYRVRGGNALRGTAFIQGAKNAVLPMIGAALLAPKGRTVLRNVPIIEDVRRAVELAEAVGAYVELHESERTLVIDASRVNSPILPAEIARRFRGSVLFTPALLHRLGEAIVEGVGGCNLGSRNLDFHYLGYKRLGAIVDEGETVIHVKASGLTGATLYLDTPSHTGTENLIMAAALAKGTTVIENAALEPEVLDVIDMLTKMGARISGGGTGFITVEGVEELHAVEHTVMPDRLDAGVFAMAAALTGGEVSLVGTGLDLGVVRYKLEQMGVEFHRQGAVLHVRCDGPLRPINIITDTYPGFATDLQSPMMTVAALAEGTSYIHERIFDGRFALAGELNKMGANVEVDGSRAIVRGRTPLKGAEVTAHDLRSGIALVLAGLAAEGETLIDSGYLIDRGHAHLAARMRALGADITREISER